The Halorussus gelatinilyticus genome contains the following window.
CACGCGCTGTTCACCGGCGCGCGCAACCTCGGGGCCTTCTCGTCGGGCACCGAGGGGTTCTTCGAACACTCCGCCGGGCCGGTCGAGATGGCCGAACAGGAGTTGGAGGCCACCGAGCGGATGCGCGAAATCGGGCTGAACGCGCCCGCTCCGATCGAGGTCTTCGAGGTGGAGGACATGGCCGTCCTCGTGATGGAGTACCTGCCCGACTTCCGGACGTTCGAGGAGATGGACGCCGAGGAGGTCGAACACCTCGCGCCCGAGGTGTTCGAGTCGCTGGCCGCGATGCACGACAACCGCCTCGCCCACGGCGACCTGCGCGGCGAGAACGTCCTCGTCCAGCACGGCGAGGTGTACTTCATCGACGCGACGACGGTTCGGGAAGACGCCATCGAGGAGGCCCGGTCGTACGACCTCGCGTGCGCGCTCGCCGCGCTCGAACCCCGAATCGGCGCGCGAGCCGCAGTCGCGGCCGCCGCAAAACACTACTCGCCCGACGAGTTGCTCGCGGCGCGAGACTTTCTGGACTTCGTGAACATCCGGCCGGACCACGACTTCGACGCCGTGAGCGTCAAGGGCGAGATAGAGAAGTTGGCGGACGCGAATGGGGAGTGACCTCGGACGTTGAGTGACCCCGGACCCCGAACGGCGAACGACCACGAACGGCGAGTAACGGCCACGCGACACGTCGTCACACGTCCGATTTCGGATGTCTACGGGCGCGCCAACCCGTCGAGCGTTGGGTCAACTGGCCGAAATTGGGAGACTTTTTATCCGTGCCGGTCCCAATTTTTGCCAGAGTATGAGTCAACAGGCAAGCGAGGAGACTTACCAGCACTACATCGGCGGCGAGTGGACCGAGGGACGCGGCGACGAGACCTTCGAGAGCGTCGATCCGTCCAATCAGGAAGTACTCGGCGAGTTCCACCGCGGCACCGAGGAAGACGTAGACGCCGCGCTCGCGGCCGCCAAGGAGGCCGAAGACGAGTGGGCCGACCTCTCGTACATCGACCGCGCGGAGTACCTCTGGGACGTCTACCACGAACTGAAGGACCGCACGGACGAACTCGGTGAAATCGTTACCAAAGAGTGCGGCAAGGAGATTTCGGAAGGCAAGGCCGACGTGGTCGAAGCCGCTCACATGGTCGAGTGGGCCGCGGGCAACGCCCGCCACCCCCACGGCGACGTGGTGCCCTCCGAAATCGGCAGCAAGGACGCCTACATGCGCCGCAAGCCCCGCGGCGTCATCGGCTGTATCACGCCGTGGAACTTCCCGGTCGCCATCCCGTTCTGGCACATGGCCTTGGCGCTGGTCGAGGGCAACACGGTCGTCTGGAAGCCCGCCGAGCAGACGCCGTGGTGCGGCCAGATCATCGCCGAGATGATGGTGGATGCCGGCATCCCCGAGGGCGTCTTCAACATGGTGCAGGGCTTCGGCGACGCCGGAAACGCCATCGTCGAGGACGACCGCGTGGACACCGTGCTGTTCACCGGCAGCAGCGAGGTCGGCCACAAGATCGCCGGCAAGGTCGGCGGCGAACCCGGCAAGCTCGCGGCCTGCGAGATGGGCGGCAAGAACGGCATCGTCGTCACCGAGAACGCGGACCTCGACATCGCGGTCCACTCCGCGGTGATGTCCTCGTTCAAGACCACGGGGCAGCGCTGCGTCTCCAGCGAGCGCCTCATCGTCCACGAGGACGTCTACGACGAGTTCAAGGAGCGCTACGTCGAACTCGCGCAGAGCGTCTCGGTCGGCGACCCCCTCGACGAGGACACCTTCAT
Protein-coding sequences here:
- a CDS encoding RIO1 family regulatory kinase/ATPase domain-containing protein, with translation MSIRRLVRGTIEWERLEAVFVEMARRYDRPELRVEFLDADNWLSTPCVVDERWFVKIITRQNSIVHALFTGARNLGAFSSGTEGFFEHSAGPVEMAEQELEATERMREIGLNAPAPIEVFEVEDMAVLVMEYLPDFRTFEEMDAEEVEHLAPEVFESLAAMHDNRLAHGDLRGENVLVQHGEVYFIDATTVREDAIEEARSYDLACALAALEPRIGARAAVAAAAKHYSPDELLAARDFLDFVNIRPDHDFDAVSVKGEIEKLADANGE
- a CDS encoding aldehyde dehydrogenase family protein, producing MSQQASEETYQHYIGGEWTEGRGDETFESVDPSNQEVLGEFHRGTEEDVDAALAAAKEAEDEWADLSYIDRAEYLWDVYHELKDRTDELGEIVTKECGKEISEGKADVVEAAHMVEWAAGNARHPHGDVVPSEIGSKDAYMRRKPRGVIGCITPWNFPVAIPFWHMALALVEGNTVVWKPAEQTPWCGQIIAEMMVDAGIPEGVFNMVQGFGDAGNAIVEDDRVDTVLFTGSSEVGHKIAGKVGGEPGKLAACEMGGKNGIVVTENADLDIAVHSAVMSSFKTTGQRCVSSERLIVHEDVYDEFKERYVELAQSVSVGDPLDEDTFMGPMVNEEQVEKFGKYNDLAREEGANVLVDREELDADEIPEGHEDGYWVGPFVYEIDYDTDLRCLQEEVFGPHVALVKYSGDMDRAMEIHNDTPYGLAGAVISEDYRQVNQFRDEAELGLAYGNLPCIGAEVQLPFGGVKKSGNGYPSAREAIEAVTERTAWTVNNSKDIEMAQGLSADIKTESDD